GGTGGCTCTGGGGGATCCTTGGACCTCGCCCATTGATTCTGTGCTCTCGTGGGCTCCCTTCCTGCTGCAGCTGGGCATCGTGGACCAGGATGGCCACGACAAGATCGAGGCTTCGGCCCTGAAGACAAAGGACTATGTGGACCGTGAGAAGTGGACACAGGCCACTCTGCAGTGGAGCTCCACTCAGTCGGTGGTGCTGCGCGAGTCCAAGGGCGTGGACTTCTACAATGTGGAGACCCCGACCCTGGGTGATCAGTACAGGGTGATGGCCCGGGCTGCCATGACGCCAGAGGGTAGGGATCTGAAGTGTCTGCCTAGCCGAAGCTAACGTCACCATCTCTTCCGACAGAGCTCATGTACCGCACTCTGGTGAAATTCGACGTGGACGAGGATCGGGACCAGCTGCTGGAGGACCTGATGCTGGGACCCGTCACCGAGGCCCTGGGAATCGACACCGGGGTCAAGTGGGGCGCCCAGAGCGGCACCACCTTCACCAGGCTGATGGGTGATTTCATGAAGCCAgccgtgcatgttggtaggTTATGCTGTTCCTTATAGTCTCATTTACTTTAATCGagataaaaaactattttttataactaagTGGGTGAGCTGCTAAGCAACACCACCGTGAAAGTGGGCGTCTTCTCCGGAGGCCTTGACCTCATCTGCGCCACTCCGGGAGCCGTCAATTGGATCGCCGACATGGAGTGGACCGACAAGGCGTCGTACGAGGCCGCCTCCCGCGTGGGAATCACCGTGGATCGGGTTTTGGAGGGCTACGAAAAGACCTATGGTAACTTCAGCATGTTCTGGGTGAACCGGGCTGGTCACATGGTCCCCGCTGACAACCCGGCTGCGATGTCGCACATCCTGCGACACTTCACCCGGTTCGGTTAATATGGGGGTAGTGAAGAGGTGATGACGAACGAATAAAGATTATTTTGCAATGAATAGAGTCtagttgtttttaaattaattagttgAGCTTTGGTTGCTAGTGAACGTAATTTAGAAAAACATAGTATAATCAACATTTTTGTGGCCAAGACCAAGCATTTCCCTGCTTGTTTTTAGTGCtttcttaaaatttgtttatccgGTGAAACttctttttcaaaaataaacaatgcaATATagtaacaaaataaaaccagtACATTTCCTTTCAAATTTAGCGCGCAACGATCCTTTTGTACAAGAGCGATCGCCtgcggcgttgccacctgGCTGAAGTAACAGTAAAGTTGTCGCATGCGCAGTTGCACCCTCTCAGCTGTGCtgccacacgcacacacacggcgGCGTTCGCTCTCTTTCCGACTGACGTTGCGCATGCTACGGCAGCGGCAGAAAAAACAACGCGAGATAAAGCGGCagctatttttgtatgggtcgTCGACTAGTCCACACGGACATCGGAAAATACGCGAGGGCGGCGCACGGCCAGTTGGAAAATCACTATCAGCAGGGCACACAAAGCACGGAGAAGCAGAGGAAAGCCGCGAGCCAAGCCAAAGTACACGGAAAGGCCGAGGAAAGCCAGAACAGCAATGACGAAATGATTTGAATTCGCTTGCCACTCGCAGTCAACGCGCATAATCGTAGCCATCGCACACACACGGGCGAAcgggcccacacacacacgggcgAGAGCGAGTGCGGCCGAGTAGGGTGAAAGGGGCGGGCGGAACCGAGTgggcgcagcagcaacaacaagaaacAAGAACACGACGAAAACAAACGGCAATTGCCGTGTGAACTGCACGGAAAACACAAACAATGCGGATACGCGAGAAGCGCAAGTTGCAGAGGGAGGAGAGGAGGGGGGAGAGGGAGAAGAAGGAGCACAAGGAGTCCTCCAAGGCGcaggacaacaacaacaaggagAAGGTGAGTGGCCACAGTGAAGCCCCCCTAAGTGTTTCGCAACAAAGAGACTTTGTGCTTATCAGAACGCTCGACTTAATGTTATGATCTTGAAATTATCAGTCTGGATCTATAAGCAACGTTATAGAGACTAGAGTtaactcaattttgttttaataacaataacccTGTATAAAAATACTTGCATACACCTGGGTATcacattttctatttaaaaacacCTGAGCGAAAATACGGCTGTTTTCGGAACTGTTTTTTATGTTGACCTAATATTTCTTCGAAAGCATTATTATTAGCGTAACTTTTCCTAGTATATGTCATTGTAAAGCGTTGAACATAATGATGTAGATAGTCTCTTGTCTGAAAGAAACACTTATCTTTAACAAAATGAGCTTTACTTCTGCCACATACGTATCTAAATCCATTAGGAGTCCTCATCCATAGTGGTTGTCTTGCCTTATCTCGACTGTATTTACCCTTACAACTCCCTTTTCTTGTTGCCCAGCCCACCGACCCGGAGGGTCCCTCACCAGCTCACGCGCCTGCGCCTGCTCCGGCACCCACTGTGACCCCACCGCCCAGCCTGCCGGCGGCCGAGAAGGTGGCCTTCGACAACCGCATCAAGCGCAAGAACGTCCTGGCCCTCAACGAAAAGGTGGCCGCTCTGCGGGAGTACGATCGTCTGCCTGTCTACAAGCACGTGGGCCGGCTGTTCAACTGCAGTCCGGACCAGATCAAGCGGATCGTGCAGCAGCGCCAGGAGATCCTAAACGCGTGGGACCAGCGGACGCGTCGCAGCCAGGATGCCAAGACCATGGAGACGAAGACCGTGCGAGTATCGATGCTGGGCAAGGCCGTGTACGACTGGTTGCGGCGCATGATGTACTACAGGGACTTCAGCATCACCGACGGACTCATTCAGAAGATGGCCTTGCAGTTCAAGAGCTCCATGGGCCTGGCCCACTTCTTCCCACACCAGGAGTGGTGCGACAAGTTCCGGCGCACCTACAACATCCAGCACAGCGACACCAGGCTGCTGAAGGTCGGCTACACGCAGGGCTACTCGGTGCAGATCAAAGACATCGTCAAGGACGTCATGTCCGAGTGCATGCCAGAGAGCGGGCCGCGAAGCGAGGCGcacgaggacgacgaggaagTCAGCTTGGGCAGTCCGCTGAGTAGCAATCCCCGCAGCTGCGGCGATGACGAGGATGACGAGGTGGATGTGGACGGGGGCGGTGCCAGCGGAAGGGAGGAtgagctggaggaggagcccGATGTAAAGCCCTCGTTGAGTGAACTGAATTTGGCCAGGGCTCTGCAGCCTTTGCCACCTTTGGTGAGATTACCCCTGCAGACTAACACCCCACCAGGCACGTCCCAAAAAGTGCTCCTGGCCACTCCCATTGTGCCGCCGCAGGCGGGTGGACAGCCCATGACCATGACCATCATACCACTGGCCACCCTGGCCCAGAGCATCACACAGATTCCTGCCCCGCAGCAGCAGGACAAGGGTCCTGCGGTGCCGCCGCCCAAACTAGAAATCAAGCAGGAAAAGGACATCAAAATGGAGCCTAAGGACCCAGAAGAGTTTCACGCGGAGCAGACGGAGACCGAGCCGCAGCAGAACGAAGCTCAGGCACCAAGCGAGAAGGAGTTGGAAATGCCACCCACAGTGCAAATTAAAGTGGAGCCCGAGCCTGAGCCTGAGCtggaaacggaaatggaaatggaagaGGAGCCAGCGGATCTCGATGAAGATGCGAACAATGGTCGCTCTAGTGTCACCTCGCTGGCCGAGGTCCTTGCAGCCAATGTGTGTGAGGACGAGATGGAGTATATCGAGCGGATGCGGCAGCGTTCGCCGGCGGCGATCGAAATTCCGCTGAATCCTCGCCAGGGCACCAAGCGTCGTCATGAATCCGGACAggacgacaacaacaacggcgaaTCCGGTCAAGGAAGTAGGTCGTCGAGTGTCATCAGCTGCGCCGATGCCCGCAAGTACCTAAAGCTCCTCGAGGAGTTTGCTCTGTACAAGGAGAACTACCGGCTGATTGGGCTCATCACACGAGCCGATGAAGTGATGCGCGAAATGGACGACAATGTGGCGTAGGACGAGCCAAACAGCACGAGTTGGCCGAGAAGGAGAGGCAGCTGCAGCCAAAGAGCATTAGCGATGCAAACGGGAGCATCTAGAAGATGCAGATC
This window of the Drosophila biarmipes strain raj3 chromosome 3L, RU_DBia_V1.1, whole genome shotgun sequence genome carries:
- the LOC108031217 gene encoding retinoid-inducible serine carboxypeptidase, which encodes MTGRVIIALLALLGIASLGSVDARKGYGSGEQDWGFVDVRTGAHMFYWLYYTTANVSSYTERPLAIWLQGGPGASSTGYGNFEELGPLKLDGSYRDWTWVKDMNVMFIDNPVGSGFSYVDGSSYYTTTNKQIALDLVELMKGFYKNHPEFKTVPLHIFCESYGGKMAPEFALELEYAIQRGEIESNFVSVALGDPWTSPIDSVLSWAPFLLQLGIVDQDGHDKIEASALKTKDYVDREKWTQATLQWSSTQSVVLRESKGVDFYNVETPTLGDQYRVMARAAMTPEELMYRTLVKFDVDEDRDQLLEDLMLGPVTEALGIDTGVKWGAQSGTTFTRLMGDFMKPAVHVVGELLSNTTVKVGVFSGGLDLICATPGAVNWIADMEWTDKASYEAASRVGITVDRVLEGYEKTYGNFSMFWVNRAGHMVPADNPAAMSHILRHFTRFG
- the LOC108030004 gene encoding uncharacterized protein LOC108030004 codes for the protein MRIREKRKLQREERRGEREKKEHKESSKAQDNNNKEKPTDPEGPSPAHAPAPAPAPTVTPPPSLPAAEKVAFDNRIKRKNVLALNEKVAALREYDRLPVYKHVGRLFNCSPDQIKRIVQQRQEILNAWDQRTRRSQDAKTMETKTVRVSMLGKAVYDWLRRMMYYRDFSITDGLIQKMALQFKSSMGLAHFFPHQEWCDKFRRTYNIQHSDTRLLKVGYTQGYSVQIKDIVKDVMSECMPESGPRSEAHEDDEEVSLGSPLSSNPRSCGDDEDDEVDVDGGGASGREDELEEEPDVKPSLSELNLARALQPLPPLVRLPLQTNTPPGTSQKVLLATPIVPPQAGGQPMTMTIIPLATLAQSITQIPAPQQQDKGPAVPPPKLEIKQEKDIKMEPKDPEEFHAEQTETEPQQNEAQAPSEKELEMPPTVQIKVEPEPEPELETEMEMEEEPADLDEDANNGRSSVTSLAEVLAANVCEDEMEYIERMRQRSPAAIEIPLNPRQGTKRRHESGQDDNNNGESGQGSRSSSVISCADARKYLKLLEEFALYKENYRLIGLITRADEVMREMDDNVA